From one Mytilus edulis chromosome 1, xbMytEdul2.2, whole genome shotgun sequence genomic stretch:
- the LOC139483860 gene encoding uncharacterized protein encodes MSTTTLPKISPISTPVPTKCPRTLSASLSTNSFGPYPPRELSTSMELVRIPQRINPLSPPPPKKRINMAWETVDQHWHNEARRIMMQQREHQRYHSAWSKPFYGQPAEKEQYRKHFRETLKQQMQDKDFQKNKFNREKTQESAMSIAYDNKCRKEDVDKYINKHMYLQQYRNQNKTFMEDHWETRKQNKFLEDRIDREKLRYNPINWSCSLK; translated from the exons ATGTCTACAACAACACTGCCAAAAATATCACCAATAAGTACGCCAGTTCCAACAAAATGTCCTCGGACTTTATCAGCATCGCTATCTACCAATTCATTTGGACCTTATCCTCCAAGAGAACTCTCAACCTCTATGGAACTTGTGCGCATACCACAGAGGATTAATCCATTGTCACCTCCTCCTCCTAAGAAGCGGATAAACATGGCTTGGGAAACAGTAGACCAACATTGGCACAATGAGGCACGAAGGATTATGATGCAACAGAGAGAGCATCAGAGATACCACTCAGCGTGGTCAAAACCTTTTTATGGTCAACCCGCCGAAAAGGAACAATATAG GAAGCATTTTAGAGAAACACTGAAACAGCAAATGCAAGATAAagactttcaaaaaaataaatttaacagagaGAAAACACAGGAGAGTGCTATGTCTATAGCTTACGATAACAAGTGTAGAAAAGAGGACGTAGACAAATATATCAACAAACACATGTATTTACAACAATACAGGAATCAAAATAAAACG TTTATGGAAGATCATTGGGAAACgagaaagcaaaacaaattctTAGAAGACAGGATAGACAGAGAGAAACTACGCTACAATCCTATTAACTGGAGTTGTTCTCTAAAATAA
- the LOC139483876 gene encoding uncharacterized protein, with amino-acid sequence MSTMKRVQFAVSDEMNHTAASIYGSEFCPNHPTYKVVSWCSTHEISICMVCFKLDHAKCKGVEPLEEAIKSTNSKAELKSLRQRVEETRNIFKRLVKDRNHNIDALENQKDVLKADVKTFKERIYQHLERLEYRLEKEIDLALDRHKHKLEDQIFEYNQRDGTLASLYNDLIHINEDSTENHTILFLKEANVVQRKEEEFLKGDVGSLKNINLQLKMDETVRKVVDVPTIANVKMVESYPTNPPDLQSLSKDDKQTESMLIKVEESVKEYNMDKFKFVFERDIDIKPTFSTNALVPEVTGGMILPDGRLFVVDKVNKRLLGYTAKGQLAKETFMEYEPYAMTYLDVNRFYLTVPSQQCIEIRDYGALQYSEKIDIKHHVSGISSYEDTIAVVCENFGIALLDQTGTMVNKIAMKGNKEGPLHLLGKTICYAESKKGTIHVLSVSGEIKFTTTVKGLGYVQGIAVLRDSSFLVSRSSPGNKVTWHFSPDGHQQALREEFESFKSPRSITYEKKLKKLFVANGVRTISIFREV; translated from the coding sequence ATGTCCACAATGAAACGTGTGCAGTTTGCTGTTTCGGATGAAATGAACCACACTGCAGCATCTATATACGGGTCTGAGTTTTGTCCAAACCATCCTACATATAAAGTCGTATCCTGGTGTTCTACACATGAAATATCAATCTGCATGGTGTGTTTCAAGTTAGATCATGCCAAATGCAAAGGAGTTGAACCACTCGAGGAGGCAATCAAAAGTACAAATTCTAAAGCCGAGTTAAAATCTTTAAGACAACGCGTTGAAGAAACTAGAAATATCTTCAAACGCCTAGTAAAAGACAGAAATCACAATATTGATGCCCTTGAAAATCAAAAAGATGTTCTCAAAGCTGATGTTAAGACGTTCAAAGAAAGAATTTATCAACATCTTGAAAGATTAGAATATCGGTTAGAAAAGGAGATAGATTTAGCTTTAGATCGACATAAACACAAACTTGAAGACCAGATATTTGAATACAATCAAAGGGACGGTACGTTAGCATCCCTTTATAATGATCTTATACATATAAATGAGGATTCAACTGAAAACCAtactattttgtttttgaaagaagCAAACGTTGTCCAAAGAAAGGAAGAAGAGTTCCTAAAAGGGGATGTAGGATCGCTTAAAAATATTAATCTGCAGTTAAAAATGGACGAAACAGTCAGAAAGGTGGTTGATGTTCCGACAATAGCAAATGTCAAAATGGTAGAAAGTTACCCAACAAACCCGCCAGACTTACAATCACTTTCGAAGGACGATAAACAAACTGAAAGCATGCTTATCAAAGTCGAGGAATCGGTAAAAGAGTACAATATGGACAAATTTAAATTCGTTTTCGAAAGAGATATAGATATAAAACCTACATTTTCGACAAATGCTCTGGTCCCCGAAGTAACTGGTGGCATGATTTTACCAGATGGAAGATTATTTGTTGTTGATAAGGTAAATAAACGGTTGCTAGGATACACTGCCAAAGGACAGTTAGCCAAAGAAACCTTCATGGAATATGAACCATATGCAATGACATACCTTGATGTAAATAGATTTTATCTTACAGTTCCGAGTCAACAATGCATCGAAATTCGAGATTATGGAGCACTTCAGTATTCCGAAAAGATTGATATAAAACATCATGTTTCTGGAATTTCGTCCTACGAAGATACCATTGCTGTCGTTTGCGAAAATTTTGGCATTGCTCTTTTGGACCAAACAGGAACAATGGTGAACAAAATAGCAATGAAAGGAAACAAAGAGGGTCCATTACATCTTTTAGGGAAAACTATTTGCTACGCTGAAAGTAAGAAAGGAACCATTCATGTATTAAGCGTTTCCGGAGAAATTAAATTTACGACTACCGTAAAAGGTTTAGGATACGTCCAAGGAATAGCGGTATTACGAGACAGCAGTTTCCTCGTTTCAAGGTCAAGTCCAGGAAACAAAGTCACGTGGCATTTTTCCCCTGACGGTCACCAACAAGCATTGCGTGAAGAGTTTGAATCCTTTAAATCGCCACGTTCAATAACTTACGAAAAGAAATTAAAGAAGTTGTTTGTCGCAAATGGAGTGCGAACAATATCAATTTTCAGAGAAGTATAG